Below is a window of Allomuricauda ruestringensis DSM 13258 DNA.
AAATAGACCGTGGATTTATCCCAGGTCTTTACCTCGATGTTGTTGGCAAATTTTACATCCAAATCAATGGATTGTCCGGAATACTTAAAACTTTTTTCAATAATTTTTTGTGCACCCAGGGATAGGATGCCCAATCCCATAAATGCGGTGATGATTAATTTTTTCATGACTGTTCAATTTTTGATTATATTTTTAATTGATGCTTTGTAATGGTGAGTGCAGTCGAAGGATGAGTAGCAAACATCTCGACTGCGCTCGATGGTTTTTGAGATTATTTTTTTCTTAGGTACATATTTCCATTGGTCGATTTCATGGAAATTTTTACACCACCTCCGTTAATGGATGCCTTAATGTCTCTTCCCAAAACTGATTTTAATCCGTCTTTGTTCTCTGCTTGTACATCAAAGTCGGTATAAACGTTTCCGTTTAGGGTGCTCAAGGCCAAATTTGCCGGTGTACTACTGGGAAGACTCACATCTACCGCTCCGTTGGTGGAATACAGGGAAATAGGAGAGTTTTGGGCAACCTTTCCAAAAACCACTTCGAGTTGACCGTTCAAGGAGTTGGCGGTTACTGGCCCGTTTACGTTTAGTATTTTTACTCCCCCGTTAAGCTGGGCATCGGCCTCAATTTCTCCAGAAAAGCCATCGATTTCAATATCACCGTTCCATGTACTTTTTACGGCAACATTTTGTGAAGCGGGCAAATAAATTTCGGCCCCCTTGTTTTTTCGGAGGTTGTAAACAATAAGAGTGTTGCCGTCCTGTACTACGGAAAATCCGATGTCGGTGTTGTCCGTGCCTCCTTCGCCGACCAATTTTAAGCCTTTGGCGCGCTCTGGCGTTTTTATCGCTGGGCCGGATTTGATCAACAGTTCGTTGGAGCTGTGGGTTTTTAACACAATGTCCGTTTTGGACTCTATTTTAACCCATTGGATGCCATTTAGGGATTTGGTGTAATCGCTTTGCGCTTTGGCAATACTGCCCATAAAAAGGGCCATTAAAATAAATGTGATTTTTCTCATGATATTCGCTTTTTTGATGTTTATGTTATGCTTGGCAATACTGCCCTGATTTGCTCTTTTATAAAGGGTTGTGTGTCTTCTTTTTCCAATAATTTCTTCATGGGTTCGGCCGCTTTTTTCTCCTGTATCTGCACCAATGCTTGTATTATGGCCACCTGAATACTTGGATTTTTCTCCTGTGCCAAGGCTTCAATAAAGGTGCTCTTTACCGTTTCGGAGGAGCTGAACTTCGCCAAGGCTTCAAAAGCGCTCATACGAACGTTGTCGTTTTCATCGTACAGCAATCGGTTGGCCAATGCTAGGATGATGGCTTTATCTGGCCGATCAAATTCCTCGATATAGTTGACCCCCTGTATGCGCTTACTTGCGGATTGATTTTCCATTAGCGACAGCATAGCTGTTTGCTTCATTTGATTGGTTTCATCCTGTAATTGAGCGATATTTTGATTTACTTTCCTTTGTTGAAACATACTTCCCATTTGAAAAGCGACTGCCAAAAGGGCAATGCTGGCAGCAATTTTCAATAGGTTTCCTGTCCAACCTGATGAAGTTTTTGATTCCATTTGAACCACCTTGCCTTGATTGTTCTTTTCTAGTTCAAGAGCTGCTTCAAACTTTGTTTTAAGCCTGTTCGTGGGGATTGGAATTTCTTTTTCAAAAACATTGAAGAAGGCTTTCATCTCCTCTAGCTCCTTTTTGCATTCGGTACATTGTTCTAGGTGTTGTTCAAACTTGGCTTTTTCAGACTTGTCCAATATGCCATCCAGATAATCCGGTATTTGGTCAAAAACATGTTGCTTTTCCATGGCTATATACTTTCTAAATAAATATTCTTCAATTTTTTTAAAATCCTGCACACTCGGGTTTTTACAGCTCCTGGGGTGCTCCCCATTATTTCGGCCAAATCTTCGTACCGCACTTCCTTGTATCGGTTCAAAATCACAAGCTCCCTGTCATATGGGTCAAGCTGGCTCAAGGCATACTTTAGGTGAGCATTGTTTTCAGAAGCATCCTCCTCATCTTCCACTGCTTTGTGTGCCAGAACTTCGATATCGTCATGCGGTCTTTGGTTCCTTGTGTAATGTGTTTTTAGGCTGTTCCGTGCTATGGTGAACATCCAAGACAAGAAAGACCCATTATTGTATGAGTTCCGATACTTGATCAGTTTGTAAAAAACATCCTGTGTAAGATCTTCGGCCAACATACGATCACCCGACATTTTGTACAGAAAATTGTACACGTGTTTGTGGTGTCGGTCAAAAAGTTCCTTGAGCAAATCCAAGTCGCCGTCGGATACTTTTTGCATGATCATTTCATCTGAAAGTGTTTCCAAATGCTGTTTTTTAGTTGGCATTTACTTTATATAGTCAGGAAATTAAGAAAGGTTACAGAAAGGGGGTGAAAAAAATAAAAAATTGTTTGATGGAGTGGTAAGTTTGTAATAATCAAGGTTTAGTGGTGGGGTCTCGAACTTAGTCGAGCTAGGGTTATACGTGCCGAGGTCTCGACTGCGCTCGACCTGACACTATTCACGTATAAATTTAAGGTAGATTAACTACAGCCACAATTGTCCTGGCCACAGGAATTGGAATTGTTGTTCCCTTTGCTGAAGAGTGATTTTGGAAGCAAGAATTTCCAAACCAAATAGCCTGCTGCAACGAGCAAGGTTCCGTATGCCAATATTTGTTGGATCATCTTTGTATTAACTTAGGATTTGGTATGCTATCAAAGCTACAATATAAGCAAAAACACTCATAAAGCCCAATTGAATCATGGGCCATTTCCATGAGTTGGTCTCTCTTTTTACAATCGCGAGCGTGCTCATACATTGCATGGCAAATGCATAAAAGAGCATCAAAGAAATACCCGAGGCCAAATTGAACAGCGGCTCGCCATCTTCATCCAGCTCAGCGGCCATTCTATTTTTAATGGTTTCTTCTTCGTCGTTGCCCACACTGTAAATGGTTGCCAAGGTTCCCACGAAAACTTCGCGGGCGGCAAAGGAGGTCAAAACTGCGATGCCAATTTTCCAGTCGTACCCCAAAGGTCTTACCAAAGGTTCAAAGGCTTTTCCCGCTTGGCCAATATAGGAATGCTCCAACTTATAGCTCGATATTTCCTGCGCCACGGCTCTTTCGGAAAGTTCTGCGGTCAAAACCTGAATGGAATCCTGAAGGGCATTGGGCGCCATACCTTCCGTTTCTGCAGATTCACGATACGATGCTACGTTGTTTTGGATGTAATTTTTACTGTAGGTGCTCAACCCTTCATTTTCAATTCGCTTTGTCACGATACGGTCGGCATCCTGAAAATCATCGGAATAACCATTGGAACCTAAGAACCACAATACAATGGAGATGGCCAAGATGATTTTACCAGCACCTAGCACAAAACTCTTGGTTTTTTCTATTACGGTGTAGACCACATTTTTCACCAAAGGAAGGCGGTAAGTGGGCATTTCCATCATAAAAACGGACCTACTTTGTATGTTGAGGATTTTATTCAACACCATTGCGGACAATAGGGCCATTCCAAAACCAATCATATACAAAAGCATCAAGGTCAATGCCTGGTAGCTAAGCCCTAAGAAACTGCCTTCTGGAATTACCAGGGCAATCAAAATCAAATACACGGGCAATCTGGCAGAACAGGTGGTAAATGGTGTCACCAAAATAGTAATCAGCCTTTCTTTCCAATTTTCTATAGTACGTGTGGCCATAATAGCGGGGATGGCACATGCATTTCCTGATATTAGGGGCACTACACTTTTTCCGCTCAATCCAAACGGACGCATTAAACGATCCATTAAAAAGACGACACGGCTCATATACCCTGATTCTTCCAAAAGGGATATGAAAAGGAACAAAAAGGCTATCTGAGGTATAAAAATTACAATTCCGCCAATACCGGCGATGATACCTTCGGCCAACAAATCCGTAAACAAACCTGCTGGCAAGGTGTTTTTCACCCATTCACTGGCCAAGGCAAATTTTTCATCTATAAAATCCATCGGGTAGCCGCTCCAATCAAAAATAGCTTGGAATATCAGCAACAAAATGGCAAAAAAGATGAGGTAACCAAAAACTTTATGTGTCAGAATTTTGTCCAAGGAAGCTCGTAGGCCCTTGGCGGCCATAAAATCCACCTTATAGGTTTCCTTTAAAATATTGTTGATGAGCTGATATCGAAGTACGGTTTCCTTATGCTGTAATTTTTTGAGCTCGTCCTTGGACTTGGTGGCAAAATCCGTGGCATCTTGTATCCGCTTTTTTTCAATGGGCATAAAGTTCACGTCTTGCGTGATTACCAACCATAGTTTGTACAAGTCTTCTTGTGGGAAGGTCTTTTTCAGACGGTCAAAATATTCAGGGGAGATTCTGGTCGGGTCCAGTAAGGATTTGGAAGAAATGCTTTTATAGTCTGCAATGAGCTCCTTTATGCGTTCAATTCCCGTGTTTTTTCGTGTACTGACCAAAGCAATTTTGGTGTCCAACTTTGTTTCCATGGCATCAACGTCAAGCGATATCCCCTTGCGACCCATCCTATCTGCCATATTGATGACCAAAATGGTCGGAATCTTAAGATCTTTAATCTGGGTAAAAAGAAGTAGGTTCCTTTTCAGGTTTTCCACATCGCTGATCACCACGGCCACATCGGGGTAGTCCTTGTCATTTTTATTGAGCAGGAGCTCCACTACGAGGCTTTCGTCCAAAGAAGTAGTGTTTAAGCTGTAGGTGCCCGGAAGGTCGAGAATATGTGCTTTAACTCCTCGGGGAAGTTTACAGATTCCTTCTTTTTTCTCTACGGTGATACCTGGATAGTTGCCTACTTTTTGCTTGAGTCCGGTAAGTTGATTAAAAACTGAGGTTTTTCCGGTATTGGGATTGCCGATGAGGGCTACGTTGATGTTTTTGCTCATTTGGCCTGTGTTTCATCAATAATATCCAGCTCAATGAGTACTGCCAAGGACCTTCTTATTGCCAAATGACTTCCGCTGAGATTAATGTAGATGGGATCGTTTAGGGGCGCAATTTGTAAAAGCTCGACGCTGTTCCCTGGAAGACAGCCCAACTCCATTAATTTTACAGGGAGGATATGCTCGGTAAAATCCTTGATAATGCCCTTTTGTCCATATCGTAAATCTGCTACGGTCGCCACTGTTCTTATTTAGAATAAATTTAATTAAGAGCAAAAATAAGTAAAAAAGTGAAATTACGAGGTGTATTCATAGAGAAAGGTGCCAGGATTTACTCTTTGTAACTGGCTTCAAGTATTTTAATGTCTTCCAAAAGCTTGTCGATATCTTCACGATTGGTGCCATCATAAAAACCACGAATGCGTTTTTCCTTGTCCACCAAAATAAAGTTTTCTGTGTGGATCATATCAAAAGGCCCTCCATCACCATCATTTTTAACCGCTAGGTACGATTTTCGCGCCAACTCATAAATCTGTTTTTTATCCCCTGTTACCAAGTTCCATTTGCTATCCACTACGCCTTTTTCCAAGGCATATCTTTTTAATTGGGCGACAGTATCGATTTCCGGGGTCACAGAGTGGGAGAGGAGCATAATATTGGGGTCATCCAGAAGAGCGTCCTGTATTTCCGTCATGTTTTTGGTCATGATCGGGCAAATGGTGAGGCATGTGGTAAAAAAGAAGTCGGCCACATAAATCTTGTCCTTGTAATTTTCCTGGGTGATGGTATCCCCGTTTTGGTTCAACAAGGCAAAATCAGCCACTTTATGGTATTTTTTGGTGTAGTGCAAAGTGCTGTCCACTAAAGATTTATCCACCATAGAGGGTTGATATATGGGAAGCATTTTCTTGGGTTGCAGGGCATTATAGAAAAGATAGACTATAACTGCTGATAGCCCCAACATCACGATTCCAAACAGCTTATACTTTGCAAAAAATAATCCCATGTTTACAAAATTACGGCCCAAATGGCTATTCCTCAAGGATAAAGCCACTAATTGTTGCTAAATCTTTCTTAAATCATGAAGGGATCAAATTTGTCGTTTTTTTATCAATACCTAAAAGGTTACTTTTGTGCGTTTTAACAAAAGACGACGAATGACCCCTATAGTAATAAAGACCATACAATTCTTTTTGAGCTTATCGCTTCTCATCGTGCTTCACGAGTTAGGGCATTTTATCCCTGCAAAGCTTTTTAAGACCAGGGTAGAGAAGTTTTATCTCTTTTTTGATGTCAAGTTTTCCCTTTTCAAAAAGAAAATAGGGGAAACCGTTTACGGAATTGGTTGGTTGCCCTTGGGCGGATATGTGAAGATATCCGGGATGATCGACGAGAGTATGGACAAGGAGCAGATGCAGCAAGAGCCAAAACCTTGGGAGTTTCGAAGTAAACCGGCTTGGCAGAGATTGATCATTATGCTGGGCGGGGTTACGGTGAACTTTATTTTGGCTGTTGTAATTTACATTGGGATGGCCTATTCTTATGGCGACCAATATATTCCCATGGATAGTTTAAAAGATGGGGTTTGGGTAATAGAAAAGAAAATTGGGGATGAAGTAGGTATACAGACCGGGGATAAAATTATTGCTGTTGATGGCGAAGAGTTAAAAACCTTTAATAGCGTATTTGTTGAGTTGATTAATGGAAACAATATTACTATAGAGAGGGACGGCCAGCGTATAGAAAAAGAAATCCCCATTGATTTTATCTCCACTTTGATTGAAGACGAGGATAAGATTCGGTTCCTAAGTTTTAGAGTTCCGTTCCAAGTAAATAAAATCCCCAAAGCATCACACAATAAAACAGCAGG
It encodes the following:
- a CDS encoding HEAT repeat domain-containing protein, which produces MEKQHVFDQIPDYLDGILDKSEKAKFEQHLEQCTECKKELEEMKAFFNVFEKEIPIPTNRLKTKFEAALELEKNNQGKVVQMESKTSSGWTGNLLKIAASIALLAVAFQMGSMFQQRKVNQNIAQLQDETNQMKQTAMLSLMENQSASKRIQGVNYIEEFDRPDKAIILALANRLLYDENDNVRMSAFEALAKFSSSETVKSTFIEALAQEKNPSIQVAIIQALVQIQEKKAAEPMKKLLEKEDTQPFIKEQIRAVLPSIT
- the feoB gene encoding ferrous iron transport protein B; translation: MSKNINVALIGNPNTGKTSVFNQLTGLKQKVGNYPGITVEKKEGICKLPRGVKAHILDLPGTYSLNTTSLDESLVVELLLNKNDKDYPDVAVVISDVENLKRNLLLFTQIKDLKIPTILVINMADRMGRKGISLDVDAMETKLDTKIALVSTRKNTGIERIKELIADYKSISSKSLLDPTRISPEYFDRLKKTFPQEDLYKLWLVITQDVNFMPIEKKRIQDATDFATKSKDELKKLQHKETVLRYQLINNILKETYKVDFMAAKGLRASLDKILTHKVFGYLIFFAILLLIFQAIFDWSGYPMDFIDEKFALASEWVKNTLPAGLFTDLLAEGIIAGIGGIVIFIPQIAFLFLFISLLEESGYMSRVVFLMDRLMRPFGLSGKSVVPLISGNACAIPAIMATRTIENWKERLITILVTPFTTCSARLPVYLILIALVIPEGSFLGLSYQALTLMLLYMIGFGMALLSAMVLNKILNIQSRSVFMMEMPTYRLPLVKNVVYTVIEKTKSFVLGAGKIILAISIVLWFLGSNGYSDDFQDADRIVTKRIENEGLSTYSKNYIQNNVASYRESAETEGMAPNALQDSIQVLTAELSERAVAQEISSYKLEHSYIGQAGKAFEPLVRPLGYDWKIGIAVLTSFAAREVFVGTLATIYSVGNDEEETIKNRMAAELDEDGEPLFNLASGISLMLFYAFAMQCMSTLAIVKRETNSWKWPMIQLGFMSVFAYIVALIAYQILS
- a CDS encoding RNA polymerase sigma factor; this encodes MPTKKQHLETLSDEMIMQKVSDGDLDLLKELFDRHHKHVYNFLYKMSGDRMLAEDLTQDVFYKLIKYRNSYNNGSFLSWMFTIARNSLKTHYTRNQRPHDDIEVLAHKAVEDEEDASENNAHLKYALSQLDPYDRELVILNRYKEVRYEDLAEIMGSTPGAVKTRVCRILKKLKNIYLESI
- a CDS encoding SCO family protein; this translates as MGLFFAKYKLFGIVMLGLSAVIVYLFYNALQPKKMLPIYQPSMVDKSLVDSTLHYTKKYHKVADFALLNQNGDTITQENYKDKIYVADFFFTTCLTICPIMTKNMTEIQDALLDDPNIMLLSHSVTPEIDTVAQLKRYALEKGVVDSKWNLVTGDKKQIYELARKSYLAVKNDGDGGPFDMIHTENFILVDKEKRIRGFYDGTNREDIDKLLEDIKILEASYKE
- the rseP gene encoding RIP metalloprotease RseP, whose translation is MTPIVIKTIQFFLSLSLLIVLHELGHFIPAKLFKTRVEKFYLFFDVKFSLFKKKIGETVYGIGWLPLGGYVKISGMIDESMDKEQMQQEPKPWEFRSKPAWQRLIIMLGGVTVNFILAVVIYIGMAYSYGDQYIPMDSLKDGVWVIEKKIGDEVGIQTGDKIIAVDGEELKTFNSVFVELINGNNITIERDGQRIEKEIPIDFISTLIEDEDKIRFLSFRVPFQVNKIPKASHNKTAGFQSKDKFLTINGSEAVYRDQVMDMLEKNKDKDINIVVERADGTRSNIVAHVDEEGKLGLEIGGYTMDDLQEEGYLEVETEKYTFLEAIPAGIDKGVSTLSSYVKQLKKIFNPETGAYKGVGGFAAIGGMFPDTWNWPAFWATTAFISIILAFMNILPIPALDGGHVMFLLYEMVTGRKPSDRFLEYAQMVGFFLLIALLLFANGNDLYKWLFK
- a CDS encoding DUF4097 family beta strand repeat-containing protein, encoding MRKITFILMALFMGSIAKAQSDYTKSLNGIQWVKIESKTDIVLKTHSSNELLIKSGPAIKTPERAKGLKLVGEGGTDNTDIGFSVVQDGNTLIVYNLRKNKGAEIYLPASQNVAVKSTWNGDIEIDGFSGEIEADAQLNGGVKILNVNGPVTANSLNGQLEVVFGKVAQNSPISLYSTNGAVDVSLPSSTPANLALSTLNGNVYTDFDVQAENKDGLKSVLGRDIKASINGGGVKISMKSTNGNMYLRKK
- a CDS encoding FeoA family protein, which produces MATVADLRYGQKGIIKDFTEHILPVKLMELGCLPGNSVELLQIAPLNDPIYINLSGSHLAIRRSLAVLIELDIIDETQAK